CATGTGATCCCAGATAAGACGGTCAGTGTGACATGATGTTGCCAACTCCTAGAAGGTGGGTTCTCTCAGGCATGCTCAGGCCTGCCAATAATCTGGGCACctgcctttgagaaagagaaagtaactttattgcaatgcgcagagcaagcagccaggaggaagttcctcagatcccaATTCATGAGCTATGGGAAGCATGGCTTATATGGTGGCCATGCAGGCATACTGGAGAGGGGAAATTCTAGTAGGAATAGATAGGGAAGATGTTGCAAGAATTAtggtggccaggaaacaggaggtgatgcGATTCTTGTCAAGGCTCTTCGCTTTAGAATGGGGCCTGGgcgatgattttccttctgattcgttCCACTTGTTGCTTCATCCGCTGTTGAGGTCAACTAACTGTcacagctggctcttgttcacaTGCGAGGTGGGCCGAATCTAGTTTGGTCTGCTTTAAAGCACACTTTTCTGACTACTGGAAATTTACTGACATTTGTGGGGTCAGGTTACAAGAGCAAAGCCAAGACTTTGCCTACAGAAGGAAGATTATCCAATAGTCTTATCAAGACTATTTATATTATATTGGAAATACAAAATAACTCAGTTTCCACACTTGGAATGGATACATACAAATACTGATATGCAGTCCAATTCTATAAGCTAGCGGAGAGTCTATCATCTGTGTCATGGGAATATGAAAGAATGTCCTTTTTTATGTCCCAAAGCTTATGTTGCTGACATCTGATAACTTACAAAGAAAATGACTATCTGAAGAGGCAGAATGCAAACATATGTCAGTCTttttatgaacattttttttgacatgttttcAGGTGACAAGGAACAACTGAGCCATGGACACCTGGTTGAATCAATCATACACAGATGACTTTGTCCTCTTGGGCATCTTTTCATACTGTGCAACTGATCTTGTTCTTTTCTCTATGGTCATGATGGTCTTCACAGTGGCCCTCTGTGGGAATGTCCTACTCATCTCCCTCATCTACATAAATCCTCGACTTCAtacacccatgtacttcttccttagTCAGCTTTCCCTCATGGACCTCATGTTGGTATGTAACATTGTACCAAAGATGGCAGTCAACTTCCTGTCTGGCAGAAAGTCCATCTCCTTTGTGGGTTGTGGTATACAAATTGGCCTTTTTGTCTCTCTCGTGGGCTCTGAGGGGCTcttactgggactcatggcttacgaccgctatgtggccattagCCACCCACTTCACTATCCCATCCTCATGAGCCAGAGGGTCTGTCTCCAGATTGCTGGAGGATCCTGGGCCTTTGGCATACTAGATGGAATGATCCAGATGGTGGCAGCCATGACCTTCCCCTACTGTGGCTCCAGGAATGTGGACCACTTCTTCTGTGAGGTGCCAGCCTTATTGAAGCTGGCCTGTGCAGATACATCCCTTTTTGAGAACCTGCTATTTGGTTGCTGTGTCTTCAtgctcctccttcccttctccatCATCATGGCCTCCTATGCTCATATTCTGGCTGCTGTGCTCCGTATGAACTCTGCTGAGTCCCGTAAAAGGGCTCTGGCCACCTGTTCCTCCCATCTGACAGCTGTCTCCCTCTTCTATGGGGCTGCCATGTTCATCTACTTGAGGCCTAAGCACTACCGGACCCCTAGCCATGACAAAGTGGTCTCTGTCTTCTACACCGTTCTTACTCCTATGCTCAACCCCCTCATTTATAGCTTGAGGAATGGGGAAGTGATCGGGGCACTGAGGAAGGGGCTAGACCGTTGTAGGATTGTCAGCTAGCACTGAAGTTTCAGGATATCTGATGCATGGCTCTGCCATTTCTTGGCTGTATAACTTTGGTACATCATTCACCCTTCATGGGTGTCTGTTTCTTCATAATAAATGAGAATCATGGCATTTGTTCTACCTCACAGGGATGTTGTGGAGACTATTGCATATAAATCAAAGCCCCATGCAGAAGCAATATATACTATTattgttagtgttgattgtttaTAGAGCTCTTAAAGTgaattctctctttttaattcttctttgtaATAGTTGTcttttactgagtacttactatgtccTGGACACTGGCTTATCTATCTTATTATCTAAGTCATAATTCAAGGTAATAAATATGAGTAtattaaggaaaatgttctagttTTAGAAGTTGAATCTCTAgaatttttcttggatttttccTAGCCTTCTCCTTTGTTCCATTAGAAGTTTTATAATGCCTCCTTTAAGGAACAAAAATATATCTCTACTATTTAGAAGTTCTCCCTGCAGGGGTAATGccttgtgtgtttgtgtattaCCCATGCTTGCCCTGTGACCTATAAAACCTTTattattgctcaataatttcttatTGAATGAATGCAAGAAGAGAGTATAAAATGACACAATGTATACAAAAGCATTTTGTAAAGTATTATTCACATGTCAAATTTTCTGTGGCAGCTGTGATTCGTTTCAGTACTTCAAGTTTT
The window above is part of the Elephas maximus indicus isolate mEleMax1 chromosome 2, mEleMax1 primary haplotype, whole genome shotgun sequence genome. Proteins encoded here:
- the LOC126067389 gene encoding olfactory receptor 56, giving the protein MDTWLNQSYTDDFVLLGIFSYCATDLVLFSMVMMVFTVALCGNVLLISLIYINPRLHTPMYFFLSQLSLMDLMLVCNIVPKMAVNFLSGRKSISFVGCGIQIGLFVSLVGSEGLLLGLMAYDRYVAISHPLHYPILMSQRVCLQIAGGSWAFGILDGMIQMVAAMTFPYCGSRNVDHFFCEVPALLKLACADTSLFENLLFGCCVFMLLLPFSIIMASYAHILAAVLRMNSAESRKRALATCSSHLTAVSLFYGAAMFIYLRPKHYRTPSHDKVVSVFYTVLTPMLNPLIYSLRNGEVIGALRKGLDRCRIVS